In Mycobacterium sp. 050128, one genomic interval encodes:
- a CDS encoding PPE domain-containing protein, translated as MTLTVIPDKLKQRADVLEVPLRRPPADNPQPACTLDFVRNAVADLAYGADQMRDKISRAETEWKSLAESLRNAAFAYEVIDEGSAAALRNETSAPQAVMVGVANEDFGPAMLGTGSVLAAPVPIPTQFREVEVTARQLEESDQGASLSRFADAWEQYKSVLRDATKRFVPIEGWSSDDITGACQKVQANFNAYATWLNAMAALCQQMADQARAVVDAHKKARHDHVYAGNWRAEGRIKYDHQTFVDLEKFILSPAGENFTRKYPNWWPTFYTGVSQESLEAIAPYRASLKSVAPVNPDAPPPAQNVDKPKPPKPFVPTPDQYWEWEWAAELEERKKHNLKPATKPKDVLRPPSKPDPANDPNITPGGGGSGGLSGLPSMPMMPMTPSTPQPDPAIAEALKDLKGQGGPKLPHGGGVKPASFGGAGGPGTPLQSWGEDSATPKAGAAGPAGPGRAVPGVGGTPGAMGGGMGGAPAAGGDKGGKGKRVEGDKEALYTEERSWTEGVIGLRGAKEVPKQ; from the coding sequence ATGACGCTGACGGTGATCCCCGACAAACTCAAGCAGCGAGCCGACGTGCTGGAGGTCCCGCTCCGACGCCCGCCCGCCGACAACCCCCAACCGGCCTGCACCCTCGACTTCGTAAGAAATGCGGTCGCCGACCTTGCGTACGGCGCTGACCAAATGCGAGACAAGATTTCGCGTGCAGAAACGGAGTGGAAAAGTCTGGCCGAGTCGCTGCGCAACGCGGCCTTCGCCTACGAAGTCATCGACGAGGGGAGCGCTGCGGCCCTCAGGAATGAAACGTCCGCGCCGCAGGCGGTCATGGTTGGGGTCGCCAATGAGGATTTCGGGCCGGCGATGCTTGGCACAGGGTCGGTTCTCGCCGCCCCCGTCCCGATCCCAACCCAGTTCCGAGAGGTAGAAGTTACGGCGCGGCAACTCGAGGAAAGCGATCAGGGCGCATCGCTGAGTCGCTTCGCGGATGCGTGGGAGCAGTACAAGTCGGTGTTACGGGATGCCACAAAGCGATTCGTACCGATCGAGGGATGGAGCAGCGACGACATCACCGGCGCGTGTCAGAAGGTCCAGGCCAATTTCAACGCGTACGCAACGTGGTTGAACGCGATGGCGGCACTGTGCCAGCAGATGGCTGACCAGGCGCGAGCAGTTGTGGATGCGCACAAAAAGGCTCGCCACGACCATGTCTACGCGGGCAATTGGCGGGCTGAGGGGCGCATCAAATATGACCACCAGACATTCGTGGACCTGGAGAAATTCATCTTGTCACCCGCGGGCGAGAACTTCACCAGAAAATATCCGAATTGGTGGCCTACGTTTTACACGGGGGTGTCCCAGGAGTCGTTGGAGGCAATCGCCCCGTACCGGGCAAGTCTGAAGAGCGTGGCACCGGTCAACCCGGATGCGCCGCCCCCGGCCCAAAATGTCGACAAGCCGAAACCCCCGAAACCATTCGTGCCCACCCCCGACCAATACTGGGAGTGGGAATGGGCCGCGGAATTGGAGGAGAGAAAAAAGCATAATTTGAAACCCGCGACGAAGCCGAAGGACGTTTTAAGGCCACCGTCGAAACCGGATCCGGCGAATGACCCAAACATCACCCCCGGGGGTGGGGGCAGCGGCGGACTCTCGGGTCTGCCCTCGATGCCGATGATGCCGATGACGCCTTCGACACCCCAGCCCGACCCGGCGATCGCTGAGGCCTTGAAGGACCTGAAAGGCCAAGGGGGGCCGAAGCTTCCGCACGGCGGTGGGGTCAAACCGGCATCGTTCGGTGGGGCCGGTGGGCCAGGGACGCCATTGCAGTCCTGGGGAGAGGACAGTGCGACGCCCAAGGCCGGCGCCGCCGGGCCCGCGGGTCCGGGTCGTGCAGTCCCGGGTGTCGGCGGGACGCCCGGCGCCATGGGCGGTGGCATGGGAGGCGCTCCCGCCGCCGGTGGGGACAAGGGCGGCAAAGGCAAGCGCGTCGAGGGTGATAAGGAAGCGCTGTATACCGAGGAACGGTCGTGGACTGAGGGTGTCATCGGTTTGCGCGGTGCCAAGGAAGTGCCCAAGCAGTAG